The DNA sequence ATATGGCTCTTGACCGTGTGGTTCAGATCACGAAGCATCTGGACGAGCGCGTTGCTCGATATGTTGTACTGCTTGGCTACTTCGTAGATTCTCTTTGACGCCATAAGTCTAATCGTTTCCTTCCGGAGACGCTTTCTTCAACATTCCGCTCGCCAGGTGCCGGTCCGAAATGGACAGCACCGCCATGGGCGCACGGTCCAGGCACGCGCCCAGTTCCAAACGGGTATGACATTCGAGTACGGGTACGCCCCGGGCACCGGCCAGTCTTCTGAAAGAACGCTTCGTCCCCTCGGAGGCATCCCCGGCCAGGATGACGAGCCGGGACTTCCCGCCGTGAATGGACTTCTTGACGGCTTCCGCGCCTCCCCTTACCTGGCCGGCGCGCACGCCGAGGCCCAGGAGTCCGGTCACGGAGGGTTGATCAATTCGCTGCGTCACTGAAGTTCCCCTGCTTTTCACTGAACCGCCGTCATGATTTTATCGGCCGTCACGCCGCCGATCCCGGAAATTTCCTGCAGGTCGTCGGCGGTGGCCTGTTGCAGGGACTCCACCGTCGTGTAGCCGGCGTCTTCCAGCTTCTGGCGCAGCTTCTCGGAAATGCCGTCGATATCGGCGAGCGACCCGGCTTCTTCCCCTTCGCTGTCGTCCGCGCCGAAGGTCTCGGAAATGAGCTGCTTCTCGAGATCGGAGCGCTTGATCAGGTCGATGTTCCATCCGGTAAGCTTGACCGCGAGCCGGGCGTTCTGGCCCGCCTTTCCGATGGCCAGAGAGAGTTGGTCATCCTCGACGACCACGCGCATGTCCTTCTTCTCGATGTCCAGGATCTGCACCTGGGCCACTTCGGCGGGACGGAGTGCCTGAGTCACGAAAGCCGACGGATCGTTGCTCCACGGCACGATGTCGATCCGCTCGTTGTTGAGCTCGCGGACGACCGCCTGTACCCGCGTGCCCTTCATGCCCACGCACGCGCCGACGGCGTCGACCCGGTCGTCGTGTGAAAGGACGGCGATCTTGGACCGGTCGCCCGGCTCCCGCGCGGACGCCTTGATTTCCACGATACCCTCGTGGATCTCCGGCACCTCCATACGGAACAGCAGTTCCAGGAAAGCCTCGCAGCTCCGCGAAAGAATGACCTGCGGGCCCTTTATGGCGTTCTGCACGTCGAGGATGAAGGCGCGGATGGTCTCGCCCTGCCGGTACCTTTCCCGCCGTATCTGCTCGCGCCACGGCAGCAGCGCCTCGGTGCGCTCGATCTTGACGATGATATTGCCGCGGTCCACCTGCTGCACGCTGCCGATTACGATCTCGTTGACCCGGTCCTTGTACAGCTCGTAGACGTTTTCACGCTCCGCCTCGCGTACGCGCTGCACGACGACCTGCTTGACCGCCTGTATCGCGTTGCGGCCGAACTCATCGAAGGCCAGGGCCTGCTCGACGCTTCCGCCCAGTTCCGCCTCCGGGTCGATCCCCTGCGCAGTCTCTAGACTGACCTGCGTCTCGGGATCCTCCACCTCGTCCACGACGTCCCAGACCGCCGCCATTTCGATCGTCCCCAGCTTTTCGTCGATCCGCACCTGAACGTTGTCGTCGCCCGTGCCGAACCGCTTCTTGGCCGCCGTGATCAGGCCGGTCTTCACCGTATCCCAGACCACATCACGCTCCACGTTTTTCTCTCGTATGATCTGCGCCAGCGCCTCAATGACCTCGTAGTTCATTACCTGGTGCTCCCTCTCCTAACCATTGTCCCAACCATGTTCCAGTTCCCGGTGGGCTTTCCGGATGCTTGCGACGGGTATGCGATGCTTCTCCCCCTCGCAGACGATTTCTACCGTACCGCCCTCGATGCCTTCGAGCAGGCCTACCCGCGTGACCGATCCGCCGTTCCCGTCCGCGGATACGACCTTGATCCGCTTTCCCAGGGCCCTGCGGAAGTCTCTTTCCGTCTTGAACGGCCGGTCCAGACCGGGTGAGGAAACTTCGAGCGTATAGCGGGACGGAACGGGGTCTTCCAGATCGAGCAGGCTGGACAGTTCGCGGTTTACCTGCGCACAGTCGTTGATCGTAACGCCGCCCGGCTTGTCGATCAACAGCCTGAGGACGTAACTTCCCTGCCTTCCCGCCAGTTCCAGATCCACCAGTTCGAACCCGGCTTCGTCGACGATCGGACCGGCGAGCGACGAGACGATCCGGACGATCGAATCGCGGTCAGTTTCCATCGCGTAATTTCGAGTTCCAGCACGAAAAACACACAAAAAAAAGCGGGCACTACTTCGCCCACTTCTGCAGCACCACTCTAATATATGGGGGCACATTAAACCAAGCAAGCAAAAAGTTTTACGTCGATTCCCGGCCCGTTCCGGGCGGCCTGAAAAAAAGTCCTTGGATCACGAAAAGACACAAAATATGTTTAGTCCTGAAGGAACAGGTCAAACGCACGGTCCAGACCGTCCAGGAGACACCGGATGAACAAGGCGGTTTGCTATATCAGGGTCGGTTCGATGGAGACCCGGAAGCATCCCTTTCGAAGGGCGGACCAGGAGAAACGGCTACGCGCCTACTGCGCGGAAAACAACCTCGACATCATGCTGGTGATCCGCGATATCCGTGTCGAAGCGTTCATCCCGCTCGAGGAGCGTCTGGGCGGCCGGGACCTGGTCGATACGATCGAATCGAAGGGCATCCAGCATGTCGTCATCTGGCGGCTCGACCGTCTGTTCAGATCCGCGGCGGAAATGTCGGGCTGCCTCGCGGCCTGGTCCGGCGAAGACATCGCGTGCCACGTGCTTGACCTCGACGGCCGGTCCGTCCGCACCGACCAGGAACCGGGCAAGCTGGTCAT is a window from the Gemmatimonadota bacterium genome containing:
- a CDS encoding 50S ribosomal protein L7, with amino-acid sequence MKSRGTSVTQRIDQPSVTGLLGLGVRAGQVRGGAEAVKKSIHGGKSRLVILAGDASEGTKRSFRRLAGARGVPVLECHTRLELGACLDRAPMAVLSISDRHLASGMLKKASPEGND
- the nusA gene encoding transcription termination factor NusA, whose amino-acid sequence is MNYEVIEALAQIIREKNVERDVVWDTVKTGLITAAKKRFGTGDDNVQVRIDEKLGTIEMAAVWDVVDEVEDPETQVSLETAQGIDPEAELGGSVEQALAFDEFGRNAIQAVKQVVVQRVREAERENVYELYKDRVNEIVIGSVQQVDRGNIIVKIERTEALLPWREQIRRERYRQGETIRAFILDVQNAIKGPQVILSRSCEAFLELLFRMEVPEIHEGIVEIKASAREPGDRSKIAVLSHDDRVDAVGACVGMKGTRVQAVVRELNNERIDIVPWSNDPSAFVTQALRPAEVAQVQILDIEKKDMRVVVEDDQLSLAIGKAGQNARLAVKLTGWNIDLIKRSDLEKQLISETFGADDSEGEEAGSLADIDGISEKLRQKLEDAGYTTVESLQQATADDLQEISGIGGVTADKIMTAVQ
- a CDS encoding ribosome maturation factor RimP: METDRDSIVRIVSSLAGPIVDEAGFELVDLELAGRQGSYVLRLLIDKPGGVTINDCAQVNRELSSLLDLEDPVPSRYTLEVSSPGLDRPFKTERDFRRALGKRIKVVSADGNGGSVTRVGLLEGIEGGTVEIVCEGEKHRIPVASIRKAHRELEHGWDNG
- a CDS encoding recombinase family protein — translated: MNKAVCYIRVGSMETRKHPFRRADQEKRLRAYCAENNLDIMLVIRDIRVEAFIPLEERLGGRDLVDTIESKGIQHVVIWRLDRLFRSAAEMSGCLAAWSGEDIACHVLDLDGRSVRTDQEPGKLVMSTLNVLAGMAHDLPAERTRNRIRLKKNNRFVYGAVPYGYDLSGNQLVPNAREQEIIRKVKHWRTEGRSLRSIAEELNGMGIPTKRAASISRETRWYASTVRYLLKNELYLAEEEEDGPAGEKD